One genomic window of Borreliella burgdorferi B31 includes the following:
- a CDS encoding peptide ABC transporter substrate-binding protein has protein sequence MSFNKTKKIGKKIKIVTLLMLAVSLIACNNNSEKEKLAFKVYIGGAPSSLDPHLVDETIGARILEQIFSGLLTLNTKTGKLKPGLAKNWEASKDKKTYQFYLRDNLFWSDGVEITAEGIRKSFLRILNKETGSTNVDMLKSIIKNGQEYFDGKVSDSELGIKAIDSKTLEITLTAPKPYFLELLLHYAFMPVPIHVIEKYKGNWTSPENMVTSGPFKLKKRLPNEKIIFEKNERYYNAKEVELDELVYITSDNDLTVYNMYKNNEIDAIFNSIPPDIVNEIKLQKDYYQHKSNAIYLYSFNTKIKPLDDARVREALTLAIDRETLTYKVLNDGTVPTREITPDLKNYNYGKKLALFDPEKSKKLLADAGYPNGKGFPMLTLKYNTNETHKKIAAFIQNQWKKILNINLMLTNENWPVLTNSRNTGNFEIIRVGRIGEYLDPHTYFTIFTRENSQLASYGYSNLEFDKLIRESDLEKDPIKRKQLLRKAESIIIEKDFPAAPIYIYSGHYLFRNDKWTGWNPNVSEVYYLSELKPIKNAKHN, from the coding sequence ATGAGCTTTAATAAAACTAAAAAAATCGGTAAAAAAATTAAAATAGTAACACTACTTATGCTTGCTGTGTCTTTAATTGCATGCAATAATAATTCAGAAAAAGAAAAATTAGCATTTAAAGTATACATAGGGGGAGCGCCCTCATCGCTTGACCCTCATTTGGTAGATGAGACAATAGGAGCAAGAATTTTAGAACAAATATTCTCAGGGCTTTTGACATTAAATACCAAAACAGGAAAGCTAAAGCCCGGACTTGCTAAAAATTGGGAAGCCTCAAAAGATAAAAAAACATATCAATTTTATCTAAGGGACAACCTTTTTTGGAGCGATGGAGTTGAAATTACCGCTGAAGGGATAAGAAAATCTTTTTTAAGAATTTTAAATAAAGAAACAGGATCTACAAATGTTGACATGCTCAAATCAATAATAAAAAATGGACAAGAGTATTTTGACGGGAAAGTATCCGATTCTGAACTTGGAATCAAGGCAATTGATAGTAAAACGCTGGAAATAACACTTACGGCCCCAAAGCCATATTTTCTTGAACTGCTTCTACATTACGCATTCATGCCAGTACCTATTCATGTGATTGAAAAATATAAGGGAAATTGGACAAGCCCTGAAAACATGGTTACTAGCGGTCCTTTTAAATTAAAAAAAAGATTACCTAATGAAAAAATTATCTTTGAAAAAAACGAACGTTATTATAATGCAAAAGAAGTAGAACTTGATGAGCTTGTCTACATTACGTCTGACAATGATCTTACTGTGTACAATATGTACAAAAACAACGAAATTGATGCTATTTTTAACAGCATCCCGCCGGACATTGTAAATGAAATAAAACTACAAAAAGACTATTACCAACACAAAAGTAATGCAATTTATTTATATTCATTTAATACAAAAATAAAACCCCTTGATGATGCTAGAGTTAGAGAAGCTTTAACCTTAGCTATTGACAGAGAAACTTTAACTTACAAAGTGCTAAATGATGGCACAGTTCCTACAAGAGAAATAACTCCTGATCTTAAAAATTACAATTACGGTAAAAAATTGGCTTTATTTGATCCTGAAAAATCTAAAAAGCTTTTGGCAGATGCAGGGTATCCTAATGGGAAAGGATTCCCAATGCTAACACTAAAATATAATACAAACGAAACTCATAAAAAAATTGCTGCATTTATTCAAAACCAATGGAAAAAAATTCTAAATATCAATCTTATGCTTACCAACGAAAATTGGCCTGTTCTTACCAACAGCAGAAATACTGGCAATTTTGAAATAATAAGAGTTGGACGCATTGGGGAATATTTAGATCCACACACATACTTTACTATATTCACAAGAGAAAATTCACAACTTGCATCATACGGATATTCAAACCTAGAATTTGACAAACTCATCAGAGAATCAGATCTTGAAAAAGATCCTATAAAAAGAAAACAATTACTCAGAAAAGCAGAATCAATAATAATTGAAAAAGATTTTCCTGCTGCACCAATATACATATATTCTGGGCATTATCTTTTTAGAAACGATAAATGGACTGGATGGAATCCTAATGTATCAGAGGTTTATTATCTTTCTGAATTAAAACCAATTAAAAATGCAAAACATAATTAA
- a CDS encoding peptide ABC transporter substrate-binding protein translates to MKYIKIALMLIIFSLIACISNAKKEKIVFRVSNLSEPSSLDPQLSTDLYGSNIITNLFLGLAVKDSQTGKYKPGLAKSWNISEDGIIYTFNLREDIVWSDGVAITAEEIKKSYLRILNKKTAAMYANLIKSTIKNAQEYFDETVPESELGIKAIDSKTLEITLTSPKPYFPDMLTHSAYIPVPMHIVEKYGENWTNPENIVVSGAYKLKERSINDKIVIEKNEKYYNAKNVEIDEVIFYPTEGSVAYNMYINGELDFLQGAEKNNLEEIKIRDDYYSGLKNGMAYIAFNTTIKPLDNLKVRQAISLAIDRETLTKVVLKGSSDPTRNLTPKFDDYSYGKNLILFDPENAKKLLAEAGYPDGKGFPTLKYKISEGRPTTAEFLQEQFKKILNINLEIENEEWTTFLGSRRTGNYQMSSVGWIGDYFDPLTFLDSLFTTENHFLGAYKYSNKEYDALIKKSNFELDPIKRQDILRQAEEIIAEKDFPMAPLYIPKSHYLFRNDKWTGWVPNIAESYLYEDIKTKK, encoded by the coding sequence ATGAAATATATAAAAATAGCCTTAATGCTAATAATTTTTTCTTTAATAGCATGTATTAGTAATGCTAAAAAAGAAAAAATAGTTTTCAGAGTATCAAACTTAAGCGAGCCATCATCACTTGATCCTCAACTCTCAACAGACCTTTACGGTAGCAACATTATTACAAACCTATTCTTAGGCCTAGCGGTAAAAGATTCTCAAACTGGAAAATATAAACCAGGACTTGCAAAAAGTTGGAATATTTCTGAAGATGGAATTATTTACACATTTAACCTAAGAGAAGATATAGTTTGGAGCGATGGAGTTGCCATTACTGCCGAGGAGATAAAAAAATCATACCTAAGAATTTTAAATAAAAAAACAGCTGCAATGTATGCTAATTTAATAAAATCTACAATAAAAAATGCACAAGAATATTTCGATGAGACAGTGCCTGAATCTGAGCTTGGCATAAAGGCTATTGACAGCAAAACCTTAGAGATAACATTAACATCTCCAAAGCCTTATTTTCCTGATATGCTAACACACTCAGCATACATACCAGTTCCAATGCATATTGTTGAAAAATATGGAGAAAATTGGACAAATCCTGAAAATATAGTTGTTAGTGGCGCATACAAACTTAAAGAAAGATCAATTAACGATAAAATCGTAATAGAAAAAAATGAAAAATACTATAATGCAAAAAATGTAGAAATTGATGAAGTAATATTTTACCCAACAGAAGGTAGCGTGGCTTACAATATGTACATAAACGGTGAACTCGATTTTCTACAAGGAGCAGAAAAGAATAATTTAGAAGAAATTAAAATAAGAGATGATTATTATTCTGGGTTAAAAAACGGAATGGCATACATAGCATTCAATACAACAATAAAACCACTAGACAATTTAAAAGTTAGACAAGCCATCTCCCTTGCCATTGACAGAGAAACTTTAACTAAAGTAGTTTTAAAGGGAAGTTCAGATCCAACAAGAAATCTAACTCCAAAATTTGATGATTATTCTTATGGAAAAAATTTAATACTATTTGATCCTGAGAATGCAAAAAAACTTTTAGCTGAAGCTGGATATCCGGATGGGAAAGGATTCCCCACATTAAAATATAAAATATCGGAGGGAAGACCAACAACAGCAGAATTTTTGCAAGAACAATTTAAAAAAATACTAAACATTAACTTAGAAATCGAGAATGAAGAATGGACAACATTCCTAGGAAGCAGAAGAACTGGAAATTACCAAATGTCAAGCGTGGGGTGGATAGGAGATTATTTTGATCCCTTAACATTCTTAGACAGCTTATTTACAACAGAAAATCATTTTTTAGGAGCGTACAAATATTCAAACAAAGAGTATGATGCTTTAATAAAAAAATCTAATTTTGAACTTGATCCAATAAAAAGACAAGACATTTTAAGACAAGCTGAAGAGATAATAGCAGAAAAAGACTTTCCTATGGCACCTTTATATATACCCAAATCTCATTATCTTTTCAGAAATGATAAATGGACAGGGTGGGTACCAAATATCGCAGAAAGCTATTTATATGAAGATATTAAAACTAAAAAATAA
- the eno gene encoding phosphopyruvate hydratase, which produces MGFHIYEIKARQIIDSRGNPTVEADVILEDGTYGRAAVPSGASTGINEAVELRDGDKSVYMGKGVLKAIENIKNIIAPELEGMSALNQVAIDRKMLELDGTPTKEKLGANAILAVSMATAKAAAKYLGLRPYQYLGAYKANILPTPMCNIINGGAHSDNSVDFQEFMIMPIGAKTFSEAIRMAAEVFHTLKGILSGKGYATSVGDEGGFAPNLKSNEEACEVIIEAIKKAGYEPGKDIAIALDPATSELYDPKTKKYVLKWSTKEKLTSEQMVEYWAKWVEKYPIISIEDGMAEEDWDGWKKLTDKIGNKIQLVGDDLFVTNTSFLKKGIEMGVANSILIKVNQIGTLTETFEAVEMAKKAGYTAIVSHRSGETEDTTIADLVVALGTGQIKTGSLSRTDRIAKYNQLIRIEEELETTAEYHGKSVFYSIKQK; this is translated from the coding sequence ATGGGTTTTCACATTTATGAAATCAAAGCCAGACAAATCATTGATTCTAGAGGGAATCCAACAGTTGAAGCTGATGTCATTTTAGAAGATGGAACTTACGGAAGAGCTGCCGTACCATCAGGTGCATCAACAGGAATTAACGAGGCTGTTGAGCTTAGAGATGGTGATAAGTCTGTATATATGGGAAAAGGGGTTTTAAAGGCAATTGAAAATATAAAAAACATAATTGCCCCAGAACTTGAAGGTATGAGTGCCTTAAATCAGGTTGCAATCGACAGAAAAATGCTTGAACTTGATGGCACCCCTACAAAAGAAAAGCTTGGTGCTAATGCAATTTTAGCAGTTTCAATGGCTACAGCTAAAGCTGCTGCAAAGTACCTTGGACTTAGGCCTTATCAATATCTTGGAGCGTACAAAGCCAACATTTTGCCTACACCTATGTGTAATATTATTAATGGCGGTGCACACTCTGACAACTCTGTTGACTTTCAGGAGTTCATGATAATGCCAATAGGAGCAAAAACATTCAGTGAAGCAATAAGAATGGCAGCAGAGGTTTTTCATACGCTAAAGGGCATTCTAAGTGGCAAAGGGTATGCAACTTCTGTTGGAGATGAAGGGGGATTTGCTCCAAATTTGAAATCAAATGAAGAAGCTTGTGAAGTGATTATAGAGGCAATAAAGAAGGCAGGATATGAACCTGGAAAAGACATTGCAATAGCTCTTGATCCCGCAACATCTGAGCTTTATGATCCAAAAACAAAAAAATACGTACTTAAATGGTCAACAAAAGAAAAACTTACTTCCGAACAAATGGTTGAATATTGGGCAAAGTGGGTAGAAAAATATCCAATCATTTCAATTGAAGATGGAATGGCTGAAGAAGATTGGGATGGATGGAAAAAACTTACAGACAAAATTGGAAACAAAATACAACTTGTTGGAGATGATTTATTTGTAACAAATACCTCGTTTCTTAAAAAAGGAATTGAAATGGGAGTTGCCAATTCAATCCTTATTAAGGTCAATCAAATTGGAACACTAACAGAAACATTTGAGGCTGTAGAAATGGCTAAAAAAGCGGGTTACACAGCAATAGTCTCTCACAGATCGGGAGAAACAGAAGATACAACAATAGCTGATCTTGTAGTAGCTCTTGGAACAGGACAAATCAAAACTGGTTCACTCTCAAGAACAGATAGAATAGCAAAATACAATCAACTCATAAGAATAGAGGAAGAATTGGAAACAACTGCTGAATACCACGGTAAGAGCGTCTTTTATTCTATTAAACAAAAATAA
- a CDS encoding 1-acyl-sn-glycerol-3-phosphate acyltransferase — translation MFVQNESFDKYFKDMESDFVSQFKSVENVNYLDKSYRNADSKSRRLADRMIERLLESGSTIVGIQNILELYQKTKSGKSSIILMEHYSNFDFPCFQFLLYKMGYHDIADHIIPIAGVKLFRDNLFVKTLSLGYNAILVYPPHAFVGVGLEHARQRRVFNTNSMKYIYEKKNSGYIILIFPTATRYRKGRPETKKIILEIGNYFKIFDYYLMIGVNGNVLEVSEDGDMSHDVFKRDSLIYNADKVISIAEYRDEILNTLKDSQTEITKEVLGLKIAEDLENRFNVLHAKGHEFYKKSFL, via the coding sequence ATGTTTGTACAAAATGAAAGTTTTGATAAATATTTTAAAGACATGGAAAGCGACTTTGTAAGTCAATTTAAGTCTGTTGAAAATGTTAATTATTTGGATAAGTCTTATCGAAATGCAGATTCTAAGAGTAGAAGATTGGCAGATAGAATGATAGAGAGACTTCTTGAGAGTGGATCTACCATTGTTGGCATACAAAATATTTTAGAACTTTACCAAAAGACTAAATCTGGCAAGTCTTCAATTATATTAATGGAGCATTATAGTAATTTTGATTTTCCTTGTTTCCAATTTTTACTTTACAAAATGGGTTATCATGATATTGCAGATCATATTATTCCAATAGCTGGAGTTAAGCTTTTCAGAGATAATTTATTTGTTAAGACCCTTTCTTTGGGATACAATGCAATATTAGTGTATCCACCGCACGCATTTGTTGGGGTTGGTTTAGAACATGCTAGGCAAAGGCGTGTTTTTAATACTAATTCTATGAAGTATATTTATGAAAAGAAAAATAGTGGGTACATTATACTTATTTTTCCTACTGCTACTAGGTATAGAAAAGGAAGACCTGAAACAAAAAAAATAATTTTAGAAATTGGCAATTATTTTAAAATTTTTGATTATTATTTGATGATTGGAGTCAATGGAAATGTTTTAGAAGTTTCTGAGGATGGAGATATGTCTCACGATGTTTTTAAAAGAGATTCACTTATATATAATGCTGACAAAGTTATAAGTATTGCTGAGTATAGGGATGAAATTTTAAACACCTTGAAAGATTCTCAGACAGAGATTACAAAGGAAGTTTTGGGTTTAAAAATTGCTGAAGATTTAGAAAATCGCTTTAATGTTCTTCATGCAAAAGGTCATGAATTTTATAAAAAAAGCTTTTTATAA
- a CDS encoding ABC transporter permease — MLKFTLKKILGIIPTLLVIIFLCFFVMRMAPGSPFDSEKPIDPQVKARLMEKYHLDKPFYIQAFYYITNALRGDLGPSLKKKDLTVSQYIKLGFPKSLTLGVISLIISLSIGIPIGILAAIYKNTYVDYIITSIAILGISIPLFVIGPILQYFFAIKWGLLYTSGWITERGGFSNLILPIITLSMPNVAIFARIIRGSMLEIIQSDFIRTARAKGLSFKKIVIKHMLRGAMLPVVSYIGPAFAAIISGSVVIEKIFRIAGMGMFITESALNRDYPVLMGGLLVYSIILLISILISDIIYKILDPRV; from the coding sequence ATGTTAAAGTTTACTTTAAAGAAAATATTAGGAATAATACCAACTTTACTGGTAATAATTTTTTTATGCTTTTTTGTAATGAGAATGGCTCCTGGAAGTCCATTTGATTCTGAAAAACCTATTGATCCTCAAGTAAAAGCAAGATTGATGGAAAAATATCACCTTGACAAGCCTTTTTATATTCAAGCTTTTTATTACATTACAAACGCTCTCAGGGGAGATCTGGGACCTTCTTTGAAAAAGAAAGACCTTACAGTTAGTCAATACATAAAATTAGGATTTCCAAAATCACTTACACTAGGAGTAATATCCCTTATTATATCACTATCAATAGGAATACCAATAGGTATATTAGCTGCCATTTATAAAAATACTTATGTGGATTATATAATAACATCAATAGCAATATTGGGGATTTCAATACCATTATTCGTAATAGGGCCAATTTTACAATATTTTTTTGCAATTAAATGGGGTTTGCTTTATACCTCTGGATGGATTACAGAAAGAGGAGGATTTTCAAATTTAATTCTACCCATAATAACTCTTAGCATGCCCAACGTAGCTATTTTCGCAAGAATAATCAGAGGATCAATGCTAGAAATAATACAAAGCGACTTTATAAGAACTGCGCGTGCAAAAGGGCTAAGCTTCAAAAAGATAGTTATAAAGCATATGTTAAGAGGAGCAATGTTGCCTGTAGTAAGCTATATAGGTCCAGCATTTGCTGCTATAATATCTGGAAGCGTGGTTATTGAAAAAATATTTAGAATTGCTGGAATGGGAATGTTTATAACAGAATCCGCACTAAACAGAGATTACCCAGTATTAATGGGCGGATTGTTAGTATATTCAATAATACTGCTTATTTCTATATTAATATCAGATATTATATATAAAATATTAGATCCAAGAGTATAA
- a CDS encoding ATP-binding cassette domain-containing protein, with product MSSKKEIILKVENLMQTFTTGEDFLFWKNKQKVNAVNNVSFEVEKNKTLGLVGESGCGKSTTLRSIMQLYTPTSGNIYFNGKNITKLSKKELLKTKKDMQMVFQDPHTSLDPRMTIKEIIAEPLEIYNENKILPKTKQEIEQRVNELTDIVGLHKSMLTRYPHEFSGGQRQRIGIARALALNPKLLLLDEAVSALDVSIRAQILNLLKALQKEFNLSYLFISHDLAVVKYMSDKIAVMYLGVILELAPRETLFSNPIHPYTKMLIASIPEINPEKRKNKNIKLDEQTLANIRKIHLSTQVHPKLEEVEKDHFVSKYLFDEMNR from the coding sequence ATGAGTAGTAAAAAAGAAATAATTCTTAAAGTAGAAAACTTAATGCAAACATTCACAACAGGAGAAGATTTTTTATTTTGGAAAAACAAACAAAAAGTAAATGCGGTAAACAATGTTAGCTTTGAAGTTGAAAAAAATAAAACTTTAGGACTCGTAGGAGAATCTGGTTGCGGCAAATCTACTACTCTTCGCTCAATAATGCAACTTTACACGCCAACTTCTGGAAATATTTACTTTAACGGAAAAAACATAACTAAACTTTCAAAAAAAGAGCTCTTAAAAACAAAAAAAGATATGCAAATGGTATTCCAAGATCCCCATACTTCGCTTGACCCAAGAATGACAATAAAAGAAATAATAGCAGAACCACTAGAAATATACAATGAAAACAAAATTCTTCCAAAAACAAAACAAGAAATAGAACAAAGGGTAAACGAACTAACAGATATTGTCGGACTACATAAAAGTATGTTAACCAGATATCCTCATGAATTTTCAGGAGGACAAAGACAAAGAATAGGAATTGCTAGAGCACTAGCTTTAAATCCTAAGCTTTTGCTTTTAGACGAAGCCGTTTCTGCACTTGATGTATCAATCAGAGCTCAAATTTTAAATCTTCTAAAAGCTCTGCAAAAAGAATTCAATTTGTCTTATTTATTTATTTCTCACGATCTTGCCGTAGTAAAATATATGAGTGATAAAATTGCTGTAATGTACCTTGGAGTTATCCTGGAACTTGCACCTAGAGAAACGCTATTTTCAAATCCAATTCATCCATATACTAAAATGCTAATAGCATCAATTCCTGAAATCAACCCTGAAAAAAGAAAAAATAAAAATATAAAACTAGACGAGCAAACTCTAGCAAACATTAGAAAAATTCATTTATCAACCCAAGTACATCCAAAGCTCGAAGAAGTAGAAAAAGATCACTTTGTATCTAAATACCTTTTTGATGAGATGAACAGATAA
- a CDS encoding ABC transporter ATP-binding protein, producing MEKENILEIKNLTIEFRLKHTTIHPVSNVNLSVKRGEIRAIVGESGSGKSVTSMAILKLLPELTTVYKSGEILFENQDLLKLSEKELLKIRGNKISMIFQDPMTSLNPFLRISTQLEETIILHQGLGKKEAKEKAIEMLKTVGVVNAEERIKHFPHQFSGGMRQRVMIAMALSCHPSLLIADEPTTALDVTIQEQILLLIKNLSKKFNTSTIFITHDLAVVAEICDTVSVMYQGKIVEEGTVEEIFNNPKHPYTIGLLKSILTLEHDPNKKLYSTKENPMKITKTSTEEF from the coding sequence ATGGAAAAAGAAAATATATTGGAAATAAAAAATTTAACAATTGAATTTAGATTAAAACATACAACAATTCATCCCGTAAGCAATGTTAACCTATCTGTAAAAAGAGGAGAAATTAGAGCTATTGTTGGAGAATCTGGAAGCGGAAAATCCGTAACAAGTATGGCTATTTTAAAATTATTACCAGAACTTACAACAGTATATAAAAGTGGAGAAATACTATTTGAAAATCAAGATCTGCTAAAACTTAGCGAAAAAGAACTTTTAAAAATCAGAGGGAATAAAATATCAATGATATTTCAAGACCCAATGACTTCATTAAACCCATTTTTAAGAATATCAACTCAACTTGAAGAAACAATAATCTTACACCAAGGATTAGGGAAAAAAGAAGCCAAAGAAAAAGCAATAGAAATGTTAAAAACTGTTGGTGTTGTAAACGCAGAAGAAAGAATAAAACATTTCCCACATCAATTTTCAGGAGGAATGAGACAAAGAGTTATGATTGCCATGGCTCTTAGCTGTCATCCATCCTTATTAATAGCAGATGAACCAACAACAGCCCTTGATGTTACAATCCAAGAGCAAATATTATTATTAATCAAAAACCTATCTAAAAAATTCAATACTTCTACCATATTTATAACTCATGATCTTGCGGTTGTTGCTGAAATTTGTGATACAGTATCTGTAATGTATCAAGGAAAAATTGTAGAAGAAGGAACAGTAGAGGAAATATTTAACAATCCTAAGCATCCTTACACCATTGGGCTTTTAAAATCAATTCTTACGCTAGAACACGATCCAAATAAAAAGCTTTATTCAACAAAAGAAAACCCTATGAAGATCACAAAAACCAGCACCGAGGAGTTTTAA
- a CDS encoding ABC transporter permease gives MNSLEKQNEENNSKLERRAWSRFKENKLAFGSLFVIGFYISIAILQPILPIYKYHTQIVEHSDLPPSFQAAGELWYNKEKKFIEKLAKKEKREINEEELKKLEDIKRKIENEVQIIDKKEVKIHKRVYLLGTDNLGRDLLARLIQGSQISLSVGFIGAFLSMIIGTILGSIAGFFGGLPDKIITKTIEILYALPYLLIVIILMAIMERSIIGLFIALAFVSWLTVARVVRGQVQSLSSSEFIQAAKTLGATNQRIILKHLIPNSIGMIVIFTTIRVPSFIMAEAFLSFLGLGISAPMTSWGELVQNGIATFVEYPWKVFIPAIVMTIFLLFMNFLGDGLRDAFDPKDSI, from the coding sequence ATGAATAGCCTTGAAAAACAAAATGAAGAAAACAATTCTAAACTAGAAAGAAGAGCTTGGTCAAGATTTAAAGAAAATAAACTCGCATTTGGCAGTCTTTTTGTAATTGGATTTTATATCTCAATTGCCATTTTGCAACCAATATTGCCAATATATAAATACCATACTCAAATAGTAGAGCATTCTGATTTGCCACCATCTTTCCAGGCTGCTGGAGAACTCTGGTATAATAAAGAAAAAAAATTTATTGAAAAATTAGCAAAAAAAGAAAAAAGAGAAATAAATGAAGAAGAACTAAAAAAACTCGAAGACATAAAAAGAAAAATAGAAAATGAAGTTCAAATAATAGATAAAAAGGAAGTAAAAATACATAAAAGAGTATATTTGCTTGGCACAGACAATCTTGGAAGAGATCTGCTTGCAAGATTAATACAAGGTAGTCAAATTTCTCTTTCTGTAGGATTTATTGGAGCTTTTTTGTCTATGATAATAGGAACTATCCTGGGATCCATAGCAGGATTTTTTGGGGGATTGCCCGACAAAATAATAACTAAAACAATAGAAATTCTTTATGCATTGCCCTATTTACTTATTGTAATAATATTAATGGCAATAATGGAAAGAAGTATAATCGGCTTATTCATAGCACTTGCATTTGTATCATGGTTAACAGTAGCTCGAGTTGTACGAGGCCAAGTACAATCACTATCAAGTTCGGAATTTATACAAGCAGCCAAAACCCTTGGTGCAACAAATCAAAGAATAATCTTAAAACACTTGATCCCTAATAGCATTGGAATGATAGTTATATTCACAACAATAAGGGTTCCAAGCTTTATTATGGCTGAAGCATTTTTATCCTTTTTAGGACTTGGAATTTCAGCTCCAATGACAAGCTGGGGAGAATTAGTGCAAAATGGAATTGCTACATTTGTTGAATATCCATGGAAAGTTTTTATTCCAGCTATAGTTATGACAATATTTCTATTATTTATGAACTTTTTAGGTGATGGGCTAAGGGATGCTTTTGATCCAAAAGATAGCATCTAA
- a CDS encoding peptide ABC transporter substrate-binding protein, with protein MKLQRSLFLIIFFLTFLCCNNKERKEGVSFKISLGAEPSSLDPQLAEDNVASKMIDTMFRGIVTGDPNTGGNKPGLAKGWDISSDGTVYTFNLREKITWSDGVAITAEGIRKSYLRILNKETGSKYVEMVKSVIKNGQKYFDGQVTDSELGIRAIDEKTLEITLESPKPYFIDMLVHQSFIPVPVHVTEKYGQNWTSPENMVTSGPFKLKERIPNEKYVFEKNNKYYDSNEVELEEITFYTTNDSSTAYKMYENEELDAIFGSIPPDLIKNLKLRSDYYSSAVNAIYFYAFNTHIKPLDNVKIRKALTLAIDRETLTYKVLDNGTTPTRRATPNFSSYSYAKSLELFNPEIAKTLLAEAGYPNGNGFPILKLKYNTNEANKKICEFIQNQWKKNLNIDVELENEEWTTYLNTKANGNYEIARAGWIGDYADPLTFLSIFTQGYTQFSSHNYSNPEYNELIKKSDLELDPIKRQDILRQAEEIIIEKDFPIAPIYIYGNSYLFRNDKWTGWNTNILERFDLSQLKLKNK; from the coding sequence ATGAAATTACAAAGGTCATTATTTTTAATAATATTTTTTCTAACTTTTCTTTGTTGTAATAACAAGGAAAGAAAAGAAGGAGTATCATTTAAAATAAGCTTGGGAGCAGAGCCAAGCAGTCTTGACCCTCAATTAGCAGAGGATAATGTCGCATCAAAAATGATTGACACAATGTTTAGAGGGATTGTTACAGGAGATCCTAATACAGGGGGAAATAAACCGGGACTTGCAAAAGGGTGGGATATTTCTTCTGATGGAACAGTTTACACATTTAACCTAAGAGAAAAAATCACTTGGAGTGACGGAGTTGCAATCACTGCAGAAGGAATTAGAAAATCTTATCTTAGAATTTTAAATAAAGAAACTGGCTCAAAGTACGTTGAAATGGTTAAATCGGTAATTAAAAATGGTCAAAAATATTTTGATGGACAAGTGACTGACTCTGAACTTGGAATTAGAGCGATTGATGAAAAAACATTAGAAATAACACTGGAATCACCAAAACCTTATTTTATTGATATGTTAGTACACCAATCATTTATTCCAGTACCAGTTCATGTTACCGAAAAGTATGGACAAAACTGGACAAGCCCCGAAAACATGGTGACAAGTGGTCCTTTTAAATTAAAAGAAAGAATTCCTAACGAAAAATATGTCTTTGAAAAAAATAACAAATACTACGACTCAAATGAAGTAGAATTAGAAGAGATTACATTTTACACAACAAATGACAGCTCAACAGCGTATAAAATGTATGAAAATGAAGAGCTAGATGCAATTTTTGGTTCCATACCCCCAGATCTAATCAAAAATCTAAAATTAAGAAGCGACTATTACTCATCAGCTGTTAATGCCATATACTTTTACGCGTTCAATACACACATCAAACCACTTGACAACGTTAAAATTAGAAAAGCCTTAACTCTTGCTATTGACAGAGAAACGCTTACATATAAAGTTCTTGACAACGGGACTACCCCTACAAGAAGAGCAACTCCCAACTTTAGTTCATATTCTTATGCAAAAAGTTTAGAATTATTTAATCCTGAAATTGCAAAAACCCTTCTAGCTGAAGCTGGATATCCTAATGGCAATGGATTTCCAATTTTAAAATTAAAATACAATACAAACGAAGCAAATAAAAAAATTTGTGAATTTATTCAAAACCAATGGAAAAAAAATTTAAATATTGATGTGGAACTTGAAAACGAAGAATGGACAACATACTTAAACACTAAGGCAAATGGAAATTATGAAATAGCAAGAGCAGGATGGATAGGCGATTATGCTGATCCTTTGACATTTTTAAGCATATTCACACAAGGATACACACAATTCTCATCTCATAATTACTCAAACCCAGAATACAACGAACTTATAAAGAAATCCGACCTTGAGCTTGATCCAATAAAAAGACAAGACATTTTAAGACAAGCAGAAGAGATAATTATTGAAAAAGATTTTCCAATAGCACCAATATACATATATGGGAACAGTTACCTTTTCAGAAATGACAAATGGACAGGGTGGAACACCAATATTTTAGAAAGATTTGATTTATCTCAGCTAAAATTAAAAAATAAATAA